The following nucleotide sequence is from Nitrososphaerota archaeon.
ATGCGTCAGCGTCTGCGCTTCTGTGACAAACGACGGCCGCCTTCCCGATTCCCAGCGGCTCCATGAACGGAAACTTGCTCTGGTTTTCTCTTGTCAAGGGACGCAGACGGCCTAGGCGTCGCCTGGCGGCTGCGGCTGAGACTGCTGGGCCTGCCTGCCCTTCACCGCGTCGTCGATTTTCGTCTGCAGGTCCTTCAAGCTCTCTCTGAACCTCGACTCCTGCTTCGCAAGGACCATCTTCCGCGTGCTCCCGAGCTCCTTCTTCTCGTTGAGCTCCTTGACCATGGCTTCCTTCTGGACCCGTACCAGCAGGTTCCCAGCAAACTTGTAGATCGCCTCAGAATCGGATGCCTTCCCCAGCTCTTCCAGCGCCTTCTCAGTCTCGTTGAATTCAAGTTCCACCTGCTGCTTCTGCACGAGCACCGACTGCAGGTTCTGCTGAATCTGGTCATACCTGGCCAGCTGCTCTCTGAGGTAGGGAGGAAGTTCTGCTTGGCTCAATTCTTTTTCGACAACCCCTCTGACTGCTTATAGCCTTTCTGGGTTTGGGCGATTCCCCTGAGTATTTCCAGCATCTCACGCGCCCTTTCCGCCACCTCTCCGGGACTCTCCCCTTCGACCTTGACCTCGCACCCTCCGTCCCTCAGCACCGCAAAAGGGATGGACTTCTTGAGCGAAGCTGCGGTCGCCCTGTCAGCCTTGAAGGTTATTCTTAGCTGAACCGACTCGATGGGTTTACCGGGACTTCGGCGGGGTGAGGTCAAAGGCCCCTCCGGCGATGGTGTATCCGCAGGACTTGCACTTCCAAATCCCGGACGAGGTTCTCCTGAGCTTCAGGCTGGAGCAGGAAGGGCACTCCCTAGTGGCCTTCAGGGTCCTGAAGATCCTCGCATACCTCTTTCGAAGGGTTCCCCCGTACTTCGCGCCCAGCCCCCTGAGGCTTTCCTTCGCCTTTGGCACTACTTCGTCGCCTCGACGATCTGGTCCCTGATCTCCTTGCCTAACCTGATTGAGATGTCCACGGCCTGGAGGACCTGGGCGGGCGTGATCGTGCTCGCCTCTCCCTTCTGACTCGCGACCACGTTGCCGTCGTCGTCGGTGGTTATGGTGATGCGCATGTCCATGGCCCCCTCCTCCTCGGAGTTGGGGTCGACTATCAGAGCATCGCCGATCCTAGCCATTGTGATGGAGACGGGCGTCCGCTCGACGGGCACCGGAACCTGCTCGTCCTTGGCCACTACCTTGTCCCCCTCGACGGCGTACTTCTTCATCTTCGCAGTGCGGAGGGCGGAAA
It contains:
- a CDS encoding transposase produces the protein MPKAKESLRGLGAKYGGTLRKRYARIFRTLKATRECPSCSSLKLRRTSSGIWKCKSCGYTIAGGAFDLTPPKSR
- a CDS encoding prefoldin subunit beta, producing MSQAELPPYLREQLARYDQIQQNLQSVLVQKQQVELEFNETEKALEELGKASDSEAIYKFAGNLLVRVQKEAMVKELNEKKELGSTRKMVLAKQESRFRESLKDLQTKIDDAVKGRQAQQSQPQPPGDA